The following coding sequences lie in one Thalassoglobus polymorphus genomic window:
- a CDS encoding tetratricopeptide repeat protein, with product MADEEKKNADSSETSKPAGQETPPNEFKAHRKRTTFNLKLALSLIAGTLVFGVGIHFLHAYQVDRNADSLLNEAKEAQAQSEFQKAAQYYRTYISFRPEDSKAIGDYAELLDGLAQNGNDLQRAYFTYEQALRIDGARDDLRMRIAEIAMTLRRFTDALDHIKVLEKKSQHDSKLSLLAARCYLANGEVPASAKRYLNVLNFDQTNVESYSALADLFLSYPEEIPKRSELEDVQAPKQIVDIFPTRATKNEQGELAYDDRTPAERSTELLEAMVTQGEPKFQAHLERSYFRTRNNQLEQASADVQKALELAKNDPEVLLAAATLEITQAKAAQQADGEDLVNSHLTKATEFAKEGLNLPNPNPNFFMSLYEVEMLRKDLVAAQKEIQNGLDAIEAEKEGANLERRQELTQTELIFQMTFIDLLITQGGQSAPKVAVEKWAEAEESLNDFRTKAGESWVTNYLESRLHVARREWKQAIPKLERVRNLLASTTDSGQKLGHRRLIDLNLGLCYERLNNPDRRIVVFRRALSQDPLWHNARLELARALRAANRHDEAIQTFRLIQGIPGVPLELAQLLLYRESQKPVEQQRWDVVNQAINAELSLRKEKGLPSTAGIEAFRAELSNLQGRREEAEELLAKARLAYPEDPGLVTVQVSIILSNLEVESSKRIEEARRIIDEAEEKFGDSFELRAAKSQIARLMAPLEADGLLTSLQTGLESWDPAEVEQLLQRIASVYTTLGDIEGEKQTWLKLVELDPENLLARVHLLQIANNNNDESLKKNHLPDLIEIEGAGGPIGNVLLAQELVASVKTQEDELTSAQRDKLIQARGLLEQAQLQRAFWPLIPRILGRIEALLGDEEVALEQFRKAFELGDYSLEVVWTIVQDLYKKERYDEAGRLLKEASQKTPQLLTTGPLARLAANVAWQRQQYGQSLELSEAAAESSNDFRDLVLLSRKRAALEESDERVMEPLRTAIKRFETEPQAWLAMVDHLRRNDQIEEAEATLKQAEEKLPDVPQHLTPLTLARGYELIGNVEKSTQYYQAAFDTDPANTFLQYVLADFFSRQGNYDKATPLLSSLSSAESKASPELKEWARSRSARSLASSGNYSDIQKALKLIDDAASPQETSLFNLRTKAEMLASRTTKAHHRERIKILETISERGEINNDERLTLARLYDATDNWEKSRQTFEGLAQSLPNADLLMIEFSHALVRHDELDEAKKWLERARLKSSQTFAILRLDATIQNKTNGIDAAEKSVIEFLDNEDSITTSPQTVQDLLTNRDGQTVLRDFSKTLEAESPDEHAKFVEGTRLLSDGQVAPAIQKFLPFLKRDDLKKEVQAYFHRKASRLFTELKAYDKAETYFRKAMAISERSSDNLELISILSRQNHLNDALDLCDQLWEQGPDTLAAKTSVAVLRTGQPTKNEIKRVEAKITSAVKESATPDQILMHLADLKDLAGEHDQSVALYEQILEKNPQNLVALNNFAYLSTLAGKDKKRALDAINSAIEVVGPIAAMLDTRGVVYLKSGNLDKAIKDLTQAVDENPTVSSQFRLAQAYMEKGDKKKATSLFEAAEEDGLSLKELHPLERKDFEEVEKSLKAGS from the coding sequence GTGGCTGACGAAGAGAAAAAAAACGCTGATTCCTCTGAGACCTCCAAGCCCGCAGGGCAGGAGACTCCTCCGAATGAATTCAAGGCGCATCGGAAGCGAACGACGTTCAACCTGAAGCTTGCCTTAAGCTTGATCGCGGGAACCTTGGTATTTGGAGTTGGCATCCATTTCCTGCATGCTTACCAAGTTGACCGGAATGCCGATTCGCTTCTCAACGAAGCCAAGGAGGCGCAAGCCCAGAGCGAATTCCAGAAAGCTGCTCAGTACTACCGAACGTATATTAGCTTTCGCCCGGAAGACTCCAAAGCGATTGGCGATTATGCAGAATTGCTGGATGGTCTCGCCCAGAATGGAAATGATCTTCAGCGTGCCTACTTCACGTATGAGCAAGCTCTCCGCATCGATGGTGCTCGAGACGATTTACGCATGCGAATTGCTGAAATCGCGATGACGCTTCGCCGATTCACAGATGCGCTCGACCACATCAAGGTTTTGGAAAAAAAGTCTCAGCACGATTCGAAACTGTCATTACTAGCGGCTCGCTGCTACCTGGCAAATGGTGAAGTCCCGGCGAGTGCAAAACGATATCTCAATGTCCTGAACTTCGATCAGACGAATGTTGAATCCTACTCCGCATTAGCAGATCTTTTCCTGAGCTACCCTGAAGAGATTCCGAAACGGTCAGAACTCGAAGATGTTCAGGCTCCGAAGCAAATCGTGGACATTTTCCCGACACGGGCCACGAAAAACGAACAGGGAGAACTCGCCTACGACGATCGAACTCCCGCTGAGCGATCAACTGAACTTCTTGAAGCAATGGTCACCCAAGGCGAGCCGAAATTTCAGGCCCACCTGGAACGATCATACTTCCGAACCCGGAACAATCAGCTTGAGCAAGCCAGCGCAGACGTCCAAAAAGCACTGGAACTCGCCAAGAATGATCCTGAAGTGTTGCTTGCGGCAGCCACTCTGGAGATCACTCAGGCCAAAGCTGCACAACAGGCAGATGGGGAGGATCTGGTGAATTCTCATCTCACAAAAGCAACAGAATTCGCCAAAGAGGGGCTGAACCTCCCGAATCCGAACCCGAATTTTTTCATGTCGCTCTACGAAGTGGAGATGCTACGAAAGGATCTCGTCGCTGCCCAAAAAGAGATTCAAAATGGGCTTGATGCGATTGAGGCGGAAAAAGAAGGTGCGAACTTAGAGAGGCGTCAGGAACTGACCCAGACCGAATTAATTTTTCAAATGACGTTCATCGACCTGTTGATCACACAGGGCGGACAGTCAGCCCCCAAAGTTGCAGTAGAGAAGTGGGCGGAAGCTGAGGAATCCCTGAATGATTTCAGGACAAAGGCTGGGGAATCCTGGGTAACGAACTATCTTGAATCGCGGCTTCATGTTGCGAGAAGAGAGTGGAAGCAGGCGATTCCGAAGCTGGAACGAGTTCGCAACCTCCTTGCATCGACGACAGATTCCGGTCAGAAACTTGGACATCGACGACTCATCGATCTGAATCTGGGGCTTTGTTACGAGAGACTCAACAACCCGGACCGGCGTATTGTCGTCTTCAGGCGGGCACTGAGCCAGGACCCACTCTGGCACAACGCACGACTAGAATTAGCTCGCGCACTCAGGGCTGCCAATCGCCATGATGAAGCAATCCAGACATTCCGACTTATTCAGGGAATCCCCGGAGTCCCGTTGGAATTGGCACAGCTACTACTGTATCGCGAGTCTCAAAAACCTGTCGAGCAACAACGCTGGGATGTCGTCAATCAGGCGATCAACGCTGAGTTATCACTCCGAAAGGAAAAAGGACTTCCATCAACCGCAGGTATCGAAGCTTTTCGCGCGGAGTTGAGCAATCTTCAAGGTCGTCGCGAGGAAGCGGAAGAGCTTCTTGCAAAAGCACGCCTCGCTTACCCGGAAGACCCCGGACTGGTGACCGTCCAAGTGAGCATCATTCTCTCAAACCTCGAAGTCGAAAGCTCAAAGCGAATCGAGGAAGCAAGACGGATCATCGACGAAGCTGAAGAAAAATTTGGTGATTCATTTGAATTGCGGGCCGCGAAAAGCCAAATCGCCAGACTTATGGCTCCACTTGAAGCGGACGGCCTGCTGACATCGTTACAAACGGGACTTGAGTCTTGGGACCCTGCGGAGGTTGAACAATTACTGCAGCGAATTGCGAGTGTTTACACAACACTGGGAGATATCGAAGGGGAGAAGCAGACATGGCTGAAACTCGTCGAACTCGACCCGGAAAATCTCTTAGCTCGCGTCCACCTGCTTCAAATCGCCAACAATAACAATGACGAGTCCCTTAAGAAAAACCACCTTCCCGACTTGATTGAGATTGAAGGAGCTGGCGGGCCGATTGGAAATGTTCTTCTCGCGCAGGAACTTGTCGCCTCCGTAAAAACTCAAGAAGACGAATTAACTTCGGCACAGCGAGATAAACTAATTCAAGCGAGAGGATTGCTTGAACAGGCTCAGTTACAGCGTGCGTTCTGGCCACTGATCCCTCGAATTCTGGGACGTATTGAAGCACTCCTGGGCGATGAAGAGGTCGCTCTCGAACAGTTCCGCAAGGCGTTTGAGCTTGGGGATTATTCACTAGAAGTTGTCTGGACTATCGTCCAAGATTTGTACAAAAAGGAGCGATACGACGAAGCAGGTCGGCTCCTGAAAGAAGCTTCTCAGAAAACTCCACAGCTACTGACTACAGGCCCTCTCGCACGCCTGGCAGCGAACGTCGCCTGGCAGCGTCAGCAATACGGCCAGTCTCTTGAATTGTCCGAAGCGGCAGCTGAGAGTTCCAACGACTTCCGGGACCTGGTCCTGCTCAGTCGAAAACGAGCCGCATTGGAAGAATCCGATGAACGTGTCATGGAACCACTTCGCACTGCAATCAAACGCTTCGAAACAGAACCCCAAGCATGGTTGGCAATGGTTGACCACCTCAGACGCAACGATCAAATTGAGGAAGCCGAAGCAACATTAAAACAAGCTGAGGAAAAACTCCCGGATGTCCCCCAGCACTTAACTCCACTGACTTTGGCCAGAGGGTACGAGCTGATTGGCAACGTGGAGAAATCGACTCAATATTACCAGGCAGCTTTCGATACCGATCCGGCGAACACGTTTTTGCAATACGTACTTGCTGATTTTTTCAGCCGTCAGGGAAACTACGACAAAGCGACTCCACTGCTCAGCTCTCTCAGCTCAGCTGAAAGCAAAGCGTCTCCCGAGTTAAAAGAGTGGGCGAGAAGCCGCTCCGCTCGAAGTCTTGCTTCTTCAGGAAACTACTCAGACATCCAGAAGGCTCTCAAACTGATTGATGACGCTGCCAGTCCGCAAGAGACATCATTATTCAACCTCCGCACGAAAGCGGAGATGCTCGCATCACGCACCACCAAGGCGCATCACCGAGAACGAATCAAAATTCTGGAAACGATCTCTGAGCGAGGTGAAATCAACAATGACGAACGACTGACCCTGGCACGGTTATACGATGCGACAGATAACTGGGAAAAATCACGTCAAACATTTGAAGGACTGGCTCAAAGTCTTCCCAACGCTGACTTACTCATGATCGAGTTTTCGCATGCTCTTGTTCGTCACGACGAACTCGACGAAGCGAAGAAGTGGTTGGAACGAGCCAGACTAAAGTCCTCACAAACGTTTGCGATTTTGCGCCTCGATGCCACGATTCAAAACAAAACCAACGGAATCGATGCAGCTGAGAAGAGCGTCATTGAGTTCCTGGACAATGAGGACTCGATCACAACATCGCCTCAAACAGTGCAGGACCTCCTCACAAATCGTGATGGCCAGACAGTGCTACGGGACTTTTCAAAAACCCTTGAAGCAGAGTCCCCGGATGAGCACGCCAAATTCGTAGAAGGAACCCGGCTTCTCAGCGATGGGCAAGTCGCACCTGCGATTCAAAAGTTTCTGCCATTCCTGAAACGTGATGACCTGAAGAAAGAAGTCCAAGCATACTTTCACCGCAAGGCATCACGACTCTTCACCGAACTGAAAGCGTACGACAAAGCAGAAACTTACTTCCGAAAAGCAATGGCGATCTCGGAACGAAGCTCTGACAACCTGGAACTCATCTCGATTCTCTCACGTCAAAACCACCTGAATGATGCCCTTGACCTTTGCGATCAACTCTGGGAGCAAGGCCCCGACACTCTGGCAGCCAAGACTTCAGTCGCTGTTTTAAGAACGGGTCAACCGACGAAGAATGAAATTAAACGAGTTGAAGCAAAAATCACGTCAGCCGTGAAGGAATCAGCAACTCCTGATCAGATCCTCATGCATCTGGCAGACTTAAAAGATTTAGCTGGTGAACACGACCAATCGGTCGCTCTGTACGAACAGATCCTGGAGAAGAACCCTCAAAATCTCGTCGCCCTTAACAATTTTGCCTACTTGAGCACCTTGGCTGGGAAAGACAAAAAACGGGCGCTTGATGCGATCAACAGTGCGATTGAAGTCGTCGGCCCGATCGCTGCGATGCTCGACACCCGTGGTGTCGTGTACCTGAAGAGTGGAAACTTGGACAAGGCAATCAAAGACCTTACCCAGGCTGTTGATGAAAACCCAACAGTCTCTTCACAGTTCCGATTGGCGCAAGCATATATGGAAAAAGGGGATAAGAAAAAAGCGACCAGCCTGTTCGAGGCTGCTGAAGAGGATGGGCTTTCCCTGAAGGAACTCCATCCGCTCGAAAGAAAAGACTTCGAAGAGGTCGAAAAATCCCTCAAAGCCGGTTCTTGA
- a CDS encoding PEP-CTERM sorting domain-containing protein has translation MKNLLKLSLLGLVLAFLSAAPVEASLLIDHFTTPQTSPGSLTPVALGGFNADATRELSNGFGTTLNSNTIPSQLTGTGSGGYGVSWSGFTGLGVVDNMLDFTNGGSTNGFILGGLNIASGGLPSFGITVTTDDGMMGTTTVSTPVPVSGAGITNDFYVPFSSFTTGGDFSKVVGFGISIFIPAGGPPGFSLQSISVGTPEPSSLILCGFGLVAAGAYSYRRRRQGVKANA, from the coding sequence GTGAAAAACTTATTGAAACTCTCTCTACTCGGGCTTGTTCTTGCTTTTTTGAGCGCCGCTCCCGTCGAAGCATCTTTATTGATCGACCATTTCACTACACCCCAAACGAGTCCAGGTTCATTAACACCGGTCGCTTTAGGTGGTTTTAACGCAGACGCCACAAGGGAACTCTCAAATGGATTTGGCACAACCTTGAATTCAAACACCATTCCCTCGCAGTTAACCGGTACTGGTTCTGGAGGCTACGGCGTTTCCTGGAGCGGTTTTACAGGTCTAGGGGTAGTGGATAACATGCTAGACTTCACCAACGGGGGAAGCACAAACGGCTTTATCCTAGGCGGCCTTAACATTGCCTCAGGTGGTCTGCCTAGCTTTGGTATTACAGTCACTACGGATGATGGCATGATGGGCACAACCACGGTCTCTACTCCAGTCCCTGTCAGTGGGGCTGGAATCACAAACGACTTTTACGTTCCGTTTAGCTCCTTTACCACTGGTGGTGATTTTTCAAAAGTAGTTGGTTTTGGAATCAGTATTTTTATCCCTGCTGGTGGCCCACCGGGATTCAGCTTACAATCAATCTCAGTCGGAACTCCGGAGCCTTCTAGCCTTATCCTTTGTGGATTTGGTTTGGTTGCTGCTGGAGCTTACAGCTATCGACGTCGTCGTCAGGGTGTGAAAGCGAACGCTTAA
- a CDS encoding Dabb family protein, whose translation MLAHNVFFTLFDSSPEAIQAMIDQCHKYLKDHPGVVFFAAGDLAEDLARPVNDRMFHVALHVIFDTRENHDAYQTVPAHLEFIENNKAKWKQVRVFDSNC comes from the coding sequence ATGCTTGCTCACAATGTTTTCTTCACGCTCTTCGATTCCTCCCCGGAAGCCATCCAGGCGATGATTGATCAATGCCACAAATACTTGAAGGATCACCCGGGAGTCGTCTTCTTCGCAGCTGGGGACTTAGCAGAAGATCTTGCTCGCCCCGTCAATGATCGAATGTTTCATGTGGCACTGCATGTCATCTTCGATACACGTGAAAACCATGACGCCTACCAGACTGTCCCCGCACACTTGGAGTTCATTGAAAACAACAAAGCCAAGTGGAAACAGGTGCGAGTGTTTGATTCCAACTGCTAG
- a CDS encoding CvpA family protein, with the protein MINFLLLAILIGVTYFVANEGPQGAAISLFAVIFAGLIAMNFFEPLAEFIASSLGNSFEWQNRSDIIAMLLLFAGGVTLIRVMGDNLFPTYAEVNPMFYEVSRWGLGLFTGYITMAILLTSLHVAPLPREFIGFTPEGNNFLSITAPDREWLAFTQYVSEKSMKRSGNRIFDGAEFPSNPTDVSTQRIWASFPIRYAARRELYTTGGRPPVQSGPPPIGQPQQGGGVPSGGAGGF; encoded by the coding sequence ATGATCAATTTTCTATTGCTCGCAATTTTGATTGGCGTGACCTACTTCGTCGCCAACGAGGGTCCGCAAGGGGCAGCCATTTCCTTGTTTGCCGTGATCTTTGCTGGGCTGATCGCGATGAACTTCTTTGAGCCTCTGGCAGAATTTATAGCGAGCAGCCTTGGCAACTCTTTTGAATGGCAAAATCGGAGCGACATCATCGCGATGCTTCTACTCTTCGCCGGTGGCGTGACACTCATCCGAGTCATGGGCGATAACCTCTTTCCGACGTATGCGGAAGTGAATCCCATGTTCTACGAAGTTTCCCGTTGGGGACTGGGGCTCTTCACGGGGTACATCACAATGGCAATCCTGTTGACGTCGCTGCACGTTGCTCCTCTTCCGCGAGAATTCATCGGCTTTACCCCAGAAGGCAACAACTTCCTGTCGATCACTGCCCCTGACCGGGAGTGGCTGGCCTTTACACAGTACGTCTCAGAGAAGTCCATGAAGCGTAGCGGAAATCGAATCTTCGACGGTGCCGAGTTCCCATCCAATCCGACCGACGTCAGTACCCAAAGAATTTGGGCCTCTTTCCCGATTCGCTACGCCGCCCGACGCGAACTCTACACGACCGGTGGTCGTCCTCCAGTACAATCAGGCCCACCACCGATCGGTCAGCCGCAACAAGGTGGAGGAGTCCCATCGGGTGGGGCCGGCGGGTTTTAG